One region of Rhodocaloribacter litoris genomic DNA includes:
- a CDS encoding MBL fold metallo-hydrolase, which produces MPTLHLLGTGAALTDPHRHTTMLAFSDGASTFVIDCGGDVVQRMLAAGLDLNTLSGLFITHEHPDHVSGFPLFIEKIWLSGRKAPLPVYGIAPALEQAWRCLSAFNIGHWDIPELLWREIDLAEGAPVFEDAAWRVTASPGVHTVPVTGVRVESKASGGAVVYSGDTEPCESIARLARGANLLVHEANGPGYGHTSPVDAARIAARAGVERLLLTHLPPGLSDADLTDARRHFARTELAEELDTRAF; this is translated from the coding sequence ATGCCCACGCTTCACCTGCTCGGGACCGGTGCGGCGCTCACCGACCCGCACCGGCATACCACCATGCTGGCCTTCTCCGACGGCGCCTCTACGTTCGTCATCGATTGCGGCGGCGACGTCGTACAGCGGATGCTGGCTGCCGGCCTCGACCTGAATACCCTCTCCGGCCTTTTCATCACGCACGAACACCCGGATCACGTCAGCGGCTTCCCGCTCTTCATCGAAAAGATCTGGCTTTCCGGACGTAAGGCGCCCCTGCCGGTCTACGGGATTGCCCCGGCCCTCGAACAGGCCTGGCGGTGCCTTTCCGCCTTCAACATCGGGCACTGGGACATTCCGGAGCTGCTCTGGCGTGAGATCGACCTGGCCGAGGGAGCCCCCGTCTTCGAGGACGCCGCCTGGCGTGTGACGGCCTCACCGGGCGTGCATACGGTCCCCGTCACCGGCGTGCGCGTCGAGAGCAAGGCCAGCGGCGGGGCCGTCGTCTACTCGGGCGACACCGAGCCGTGCGAGAGCATCGCCCGGCTGGCCCGGGGAGCCAACCTGCTCGTGCACGAGGCCAACGGGCCGGGCTACGGCCATACCAGCCCCGTAGACGCCGCCCGCATCGCCGCCCGGGCCGGGGTGGAACGCCTGCTGCTGACCCACCTGCCGCCGGGCCTCTCCGACGCCGACCTCACCGACGCCCGCCGGCACTTCGCCCGCACGGAGCTGGCCGAAGAGCTGGATACACGCGCGTTTTAG
- a CDS encoding FecCD family ABC transporter permease, which translates to MSKLLMGRGTCPTAAGLVALIVLSVGVAVSFGSEPVSLADVYGVLRHRLTFGGGPAPEPVVEQIVWHLRLPRVLLAMVVGGGLAVIGVAMQALVRNPLAEPYILGISSGASAGASLFYLGFLPPVLSRALTMPLAAFLGGWLSITVVYLVARTGSRVSVARLLLAGVAMSALMASITSFVTLVSPDPNRLRAVLFWLLGSLSGAHWTMLPFPAAAALLGLLVMTALARPLDALLTGEEPARSLGIPVETIKRLLILLAALVTGTLVAASGAIGFVGLIVPHAVRTLVGVAHRRVVPLSFLAGALFLLWADLAARAILPAQDFPVGIITALTGVPFFLALLRRSTYRFG; encoded by the coding sequence ATGAGCAAGCTGCTGATGGGACGCGGGACGTGCCCAACCGCTGCCGGCCTCGTCGCACTCATCGTTCTCTCGGTGGGTGTGGCCGTGTCCTTCGGCAGCGAGCCCGTGTCGCTGGCGGACGTCTACGGGGTGCTGCGCCACCGGCTTACCTTCGGCGGGGGGCCTGCGCCGGAGCCGGTCGTCGAGCAGATCGTCTGGCATCTGCGGCTGCCCCGGGTCCTCCTGGCGATGGTCGTCGGGGGCGGGCTGGCCGTCATCGGCGTAGCGATGCAGGCACTCGTGCGCAACCCGCTGGCCGAGCCGTACATCCTGGGCATCTCGAGCGGAGCCTCCGCCGGTGCATCCCTGTTCTACCTGGGCTTCCTTCCGCCGGTGCTCTCGCGGGCCCTCACGATGCCGCTGGCGGCCTTCCTCGGCGGGTGGCTCTCGATCACGGTCGTCTACCTGGTGGCCCGGACGGGGAGCCGGGTCTCCGTGGCGCGGCTGCTCCTGGCCGGCGTGGCTATGTCGGCGCTGATGGCCTCGATCACCTCGTTCGTGACGCTCGTCTCGCCCGACCCGAACCGGCTGCGGGCCGTGCTGTTCTGGCTGCTGGGCTCGCTCAGCGGGGCCCACTGGACCATGCTGCCCTTTCCGGCGGCGGCGGCCCTGCTGGGCCTGCTCGTCATGACCGCCCTGGCCCGCCCGCTCGATGCCCTGCTCACGGGCGAAGAGCCTGCGCGGAGCCTGGGTATCCCCGTCGAGACCATCAAGCGCCTGTTGATCCTGTTGGCGGCGCTCGTGACGGGCACACTGGTGGCCGCCTCCGGGGCCATCGGTTTCGTCGGGCTGATCGTGCCGCACGCCGTCCGCACGCTCGTCGGCGTCGCACACCGGCGCGTCGTCCCCCTGAGCTTCCTGGCCGGCGCCCTCTTCCTGCTCTGGGCCGACCTGGCCGCCCGCGCCATCCTGCCCGCCCAGGACTTCCCCGTCGGCATCATCACCGCCCTTACGGGCGTCCCCTTCTTCCTCGCGCTGCTGCGCCGGAGCACCTACCGGTTCGGCTGA
- a CDS encoding ABC transporter substrate-binding protein — MPPFRPFLLLFLLAAWSAGCGDHTAPPAGTLRFTDDLGRTVALERPVRRVVTVAPSLTEIVFAAGAGDRLVGVTTADDHPPAVDTLPRFSALPVNFEAVAALQPDVVLATSQINNPRDAETFAALGIPMVFFSFRTLDDVTRVLRSVGMLLDTGPAAEAAADSLERRIAALRARTDTLSSRPRVLFLIGDETLFAFGAGSYIHTLIALAGGASVTADLTTEAPILSDEFVLTARPDVIAGAFGEDYDPARLLERHPTWHVVPAVQAGRIYGLPPALFLRPGPRLVEGAYRLAARLHPGLLPDTAGAGSP, encoded by the coding sequence ATGCCCCCGTTCCGACCGTTTCTCCTGCTGTTTCTGCTGGCGGCGTGGTCCGCCGGATGTGGGGACCATACCGCACCGCCGGCCGGCACGCTCCGCTTCACCGACGACCTCGGCCGCACGGTCGCACTCGAGCGTCCGGTACGGCGTGTGGTGACGGTGGCACCGAGCCTGACCGAGATCGTCTTCGCCGCCGGCGCCGGCGACCGGCTCGTCGGCGTGACGACGGCGGACGACCATCCCCCGGCCGTGGACACCCTGCCCCGCTTCAGCGCCCTGCCGGTGAACTTCGAGGCGGTGGCGGCGCTGCAACCGGACGTGGTGCTCGCCACCAGCCAGATCAACAACCCGCGTGACGCCGAGACCTTTGCCGCGCTGGGCATCCCGATGGTTTTCTTCTCGTTCCGGACCCTCGACGACGTGACACGCGTGCTCCGGTCGGTCGGCATGCTGCTGGACACCGGGCCGGCCGCCGAGGCCGCCGCCGACTCGCTCGAACGCCGGATCGCCGCCCTGCGCGCCCGCACGGACACCCTCTCGTCGCGTCCCCGCGTCCTCTTCCTCATCGGCGATGAAACCCTCTTCGCCTTCGGGGCGGGCAGCTACATCCACACGCTGATCGCGCTGGCCGGCGGCGCGAGCGTCACGGCAGACCTGACGACCGAGGCGCCCATCCTGAGCGACGAGTTCGTCCTCACCGCCCGTCCGGACGTGATCGCCGGCGCCTTCGGGGAGGATTACGACCCGGCCCGGCTCCTCGAACGGCACCCGACGTGGCACGTCGTCCCGGCCGTGCAGGCGGGGCGGATCTACGGCTTGCCCCCCGCCCTCTTTCTGCGCCCCGGCCCCCGGCTCGTCGAGGGAGCCTACCGCCTGGCGGCGCGGTTGCACCCCGGTCTCCTCCCGGATACCGCAGGAGCGGGATCGCCATGA
- a CDS encoding diacylglycerol/lipid kinase family protein, translated as MRYSVILNPVAGGGRAGRRRALLEAAFQAAGLVARWHATTAPGEAVELARAAAAVSDAVIVVGGDGTVHEAGRGIIASDAPAALGVIPCGTGNDFARALGMPRDPVAAVRVLARAVPAAVDYGRIRWHEAGTGFEAIFLNAAGVGFDATVAAAVRGVRRRGGRATYLAAVVRALRGWKAPVVRLVEGACDAAGAVWYDGPLLLVTAGNGVSSGGGIRLTPRACLDDGLLDVLAVEAAPAARILSVLPLALLGRHLGAREVRLHRTVACHLRSDAPLPLHADGEVLTRKARAVEFSVVPAGLRVLMPSSPPAEP; from the coding sequence ATGCGGTACAGCGTCATTCTGAACCCGGTGGCCGGGGGCGGGCGGGCAGGTCGCCGGCGGGCCTTGCTGGAGGCGGCTTTTCAGGCGGCCGGGCTCGTTGCCCGCTGGCACGCGACGACGGCGCCGGGGGAAGCCGTGGAGCTGGCACGGGCCGCCGCGGCTGTTTCGGACGCGGTCATCGTCGTGGGGGGCGACGGCACGGTGCACGAGGCCGGGCGGGGAATCATCGCGAGCGATGCGCCGGCGGCCCTGGGGGTGATTCCGTGCGGTACGGGCAATGATTTCGCACGGGCGCTCGGTATGCCCCGGGACCCCGTTGCAGCGGTGCGGGTGCTGGCGCGGGCCGTGCCGGCGGCCGTCGACTACGGCCGGATACGCTGGCATGAGGCCGGCACGGGCTTCGAAGCAATCTTTCTGAATGCTGCCGGTGTGGGGTTCGACGCCACGGTGGCCGCGGCGGTCCGGGGGGTGCGCCGCCGGGGTGGTCGTGCGACGTACCTGGCCGCCGTAGTGCGGGCGCTGCGGGGGTGGAAAGCGCCCGTCGTGCGGCTGGTGGAGGGGGCCTGCGATGCCGCCGGCGCCGTCTGGTACGACGGGCCGCTGCTGCTCGTCACGGCCGGCAACGGGGTCAGCTCCGGCGGCGGCATCCGGCTCACCCCCCGTGCGTGCCTCGACGACGGCCTGCTGGACGTGCTCGCCGTCGAGGCGGCCCCGGCGGCACGCATCCTGTCCGTCCTGCCGCTGGCCCTGCTGGGGCGTCATCTCGGGGCGCGCGAAGTGCGCCTGCATCGCACCGTCGCCTGTCACCTCCGAAGTGACGCCCCCTTGCCCCTTCACGCCGACGGGGAGGTGCTCACCCGGAAGGCCAGG
- a CDS encoding polyprenyl synthetase family protein, translated as MPETTSVHPGDASPANALRPLDRDVSLSDVRRPVEAELDHFRRYFRAAMRTDVGLLDRVVQYVLRQKGKRIRPVLVLLSAKVCGGITETSYRGAALVELLHTATLIHDDVVDDAERRRGLFSINALWKNKIAVLLGDFLLSRGLLLALEHRDYALLHTVSDAVRRMSEGELLQIEKTRHLDIDEPTYFRIISDKTASLIAACTTCGAISATDDEDEIARLRTIGEKLGLAFQIRDDLFDFGVQDVGKPLGIDLQEKKMTLPLIHALREADDAERRRILKIVRQKKKSRADVRAVSAFVERHGGIDYARRRMTELAREAHALMTTFPPTEARDALMDLAVYIIQRKK; from the coding sequence ATGCCAGAGACCACGTCGGTTCATCCGGGCGATGCCAGCCCGGCCAACGCCCTGCGCCCGCTCGACCGTGACGTTTCGCTGTCGGACGTGCGGCGGCCCGTCGAAGCCGAGCTCGACCACTTCCGGCGGTATTTCCGCGCGGCGATGCGCACCGACGTGGGCCTGCTCGACCGGGTGGTGCAGTACGTGCTCCGCCAGAAGGGCAAGCGGATCCGGCCCGTCCTCGTGCTGCTTTCGGCCAAGGTGTGCGGCGGCATCACCGAAACCAGTTACCGGGGCGCCGCGCTCGTCGAGCTGCTCCACACCGCCACGCTCATCCACGACGACGTGGTCGACGATGCCGAACGCCGGCGCGGCCTCTTCTCGATCAACGCCCTCTGGAAGAACAAGATCGCCGTCCTCCTGGGCGACTTCCTCCTGAGCCGCGGCCTGTTGCTGGCCCTCGAACACCGGGACTACGCCCTGCTGCACACCGTCTCGGATGCCGTCCGCCGCATGAGCGAGGGCGAGCTGCTCCAGATCGAAAAAACCCGTCACCTCGACATCGACGAACCCACGTACTTCCGCATCATCTCGGACAAGACGGCCTCCCTGATCGCCGCCTGCACGACGTGCGGCGCCATTAGCGCCACCGACGACGAGGACGAGATCGCACGCCTGCGCACCATCGGGGAAAAGCTCGGCCTGGCCTTCCAGATCCGGGACGACCTCTTCGACTTCGGCGTGCAGGACGTGGGCAAACCGCTCGGCATCGACCTGCAGGAGAAAAAGATGACCTTGCCGCTCATCCATGCCCTTCGCGAGGCCGACGACGCCGAACGCCGCCGGATCCTGAAGATCGTCCGGCAAAAAAAGAAAAGCCGCGCCGACGTGCGGGCCGTGAGTGCCTTCGTGGAACGGCACGGCGGCATCGACTACGCGCGGCGCCGGATGACCGAACTGGCCCGGGAAGCCCACGCGCTGATGACCACCTTCCCCCCCACCGAGGCCCGCGACGCGCTGATGGACCTGGCCGTCTACATCATCCAGCGAAAAAAGTAG